A part of Terriglobus roseus genomic DNA contains:
- a CDS encoding outer membrane beta-barrel protein, whose protein sequence is MKFRTIGLVCLMLLASATALPAQAVISTQEVTRQSDREAELRSLRQQLKVISDRLEQLEAENHQASTTTNSPESVAAPATPPAVETTPAFITATDSHGLSFLRGTTLSFGVDGYYGYNFNAPVGRVNLLRAFDVTSNNFSLNQVNLVVEHLPTPESRLGGRIDLQFGQATETLQGSPANEQRPQVWRNLFQSYGSYLAPVGTGIQLDFGKFASSLGNEGNYSKDQILYSRAYSFDYLPFYHMGLRASYNFTPKLNFTYWLVNGANETEDFNGFKSQGFLFTLHPASSLTWNVNYYFGQEARDVLPSTNSPTTPSLVPPGLPIANISPAPNGREHIFDTYATWRPTTKLTFIGEADYVLNRTVQEQQPGRVVIGSLTAKYALPHDWNLGARTEYFDDRGGLFSGTTQALKEATVSLDRTFAPGFIARAEYRRDWSNQRYFLSDTEGSLLHAQTTATLGLMYWWGTKQGSW, encoded by the coding sequence ATGAAGTTCCGCACGATAGGACTTGTATGCTTGATGCTGCTTGCATCGGCAACCGCGCTCCCCGCACAAGCAGTGATCTCAACCCAAGAGGTCACAAGACAGAGCGATCGTGAGGCTGAGCTACGTAGTCTTCGGCAACAGCTGAAAGTAATTTCCGACCGCTTAGAACAACTTGAAGCAGAGAACCATCAAGCTTCCACGACGACCAATTCTCCCGAATCTGTCGCTGCTCCGGCAACACCGCCCGCCGTAGAAACCACTCCAGCATTCATCACAGCAACCGATTCCCACGGCCTTTCTTTTCTCCGCGGTACAACGCTTAGCTTTGGCGTAGATGGTTACTACGGCTACAACTTTAACGCGCCGGTAGGCCGAGTCAATCTGTTGCGCGCTTTCGACGTCACCAGCAACAACTTCTCACTGAATCAGGTGAATCTCGTAGTGGAACATCTCCCAACGCCGGAGAGCCGTCTTGGTGGTCGCATTGACCTTCAGTTCGGGCAGGCCACGGAAACACTACAGGGCTCTCCTGCTAACGAACAGCGTCCCCAAGTATGGCGCAATCTCTTCCAGAGCTACGGATCCTATCTGGCTCCCGTCGGCACAGGGATTCAACTGGACTTCGGAAAGTTTGCAAGCTCACTTGGGAACGAAGGCAATTACAGCAAAGATCAAATCCTCTATTCGCGCGCTTATAGCTTTGACTATCTGCCCTTCTACCACATGGGCCTTCGTGCGTCTTACAACTTCACTCCCAAGCTGAACTTCACTTATTGGCTAGTGAATGGTGCGAATGAGACAGAAGACTTTAACGGTTTCAAGTCGCAGGGCTTCCTCTTCACTCTGCATCCGGCATCTTCTCTGACGTGGAACGTGAACTACTACTTTGGGCAGGAAGCACGTGATGTTCTTCCATCGACAAATTCTCCAACGACGCCTTCTCTCGTTCCACCGGGATTACCCATCGCGAACATTTCTCCCGCACCTAACGGGCGTGAACACATCTTCGACACCTATGCCACCTGGCGGCCGACGACAAAGCTGACATTCATTGGCGAAGCCGACTATGTCTTGAATCGTACTGTTCAAGAGCAGCAACCGGGCCGTGTGGTGATCGGCAGCCTTACTGCTAAGTACGCACTGCCACACGATTGGAATCTTGGCGCACGCACGGAATACTTTGACGATCGTGGAGGCCTATTCAGCGGCACCACGCAAGCACTCAAAGAGGCTACCGTTTCACTTGATCGTACCTTTGCGCCAGGCTTTATTGCTCGCGCAGAGTACCGCCGCGACTGGTCCAATCAACGCTATTTTCTCAGCGACACCGAAGGCTCCCTGCTCCATGCACAAACAACCGCCACACTGGGGCTGATGTATTGGTGGGGCACAAAACAAGGCAGTTGGTAA
- the kdpF gene encoding K(+)-transporting ATPase subunit F — protein sequence MILNVILLTLSALLMVYLVYALLRPEKF from the coding sequence ATGATTCTCAATGTGATTCTTCTCACCCTGTCGGCATTGCTGATGGTCTACCTTGTCTACGCTTTACTTCGCCCGGAGAAGTTCTAG